A single window of Apodemus sylvaticus chromosome 4, mApoSyl1.1, whole genome shotgun sequence DNA harbors:
- the Rpl22l1 gene encoding 60S ribosomal protein L22-like 1 isoform X2 — protein sequence MAPKDKKPKKSTWRFHLDLTHPVEDGIFDSGNFEQFLREKVKVNGKTGNLGNVVHIERLKNKITVVSEKQFSKRYLKYLTKKYLKKNNLRDWLRVVASDKETYELRYFQISQDEDGSESED from the exons ATGGCGCCG AAAGACAAGAAGCCTAAGAAGTCAACCTGGAGGTTTCATTTGGACCTTACGCATCCAGTAGAAGATGGAATTTTTGATTCTGGAAATTTT GAACAGTTTCTACGGGAGAAggttaaagtcaatgggaaaacTGGAAATCTTGGCAATGTTGTTCACATTGAGCGCCTGAAGAACAAGATCACAGTTGTTTCTGAGAAACAGTTCTCCAAAAG GTATTTGAAATATCTTACCAAGAAATACCTTAAGAAGAATAATCTCCGTGATTGGCTTCGTGTGGTTGCATCTGACAAGGAGACCTACGAACTTCGTTATTTCCAGATTAGTCAAGATGAAGATGGTTCAGAGTCTGAGGACTAA
- the Rpl22l1 gene encoding 60S ribosomal protein L22-like 1 isoform X1 → MAPQKDKKPKKSTWRFHLDLTHPVEDGIFDSGNFEQFLREKVKVNGKTGNLGNVVHIERLKNKITVVSEKQFSKRYLKYLTKKYLKKNNLRDWLRVVASDKETYELRYFQISQDEDGSESED, encoded by the exons ATGGCGCCG CAGAAAGACAAGAAGCCTAAGAAGTCAACCTGGAGGTTTCATTTGGACCTTACGCATCCAGTAGAAGATGGAATTTTTGATTCTGGAAATTTT GAACAGTTTCTACGGGAGAAggttaaagtcaatgggaaaacTGGAAATCTTGGCAATGTTGTTCACATTGAGCGCCTGAAGAACAAGATCACAGTTGTTTCTGAGAAACAGTTCTCCAAAAG GTATTTGAAATATCTTACCAAGAAATACCTTAAGAAGAATAATCTCCGTGATTGGCTTCGTGTGGTTGCATCTGACAAGGAGACCTACGAACTTCGTTATTTCCAGATTAGTCAAGATGAAGATGGTTCAGAGTCTGAGGACTAA